The region CCCGGAATGGTTTGATATCGTACGATGCCAGCGGCCGGATACGGGTTAGTGGCTGGAAGGTAAAGAAACGCCGTGGTGAACTGTGGAAAACGTTATCCGTCGTTGGTAACATTGGCGCGGTCGTGTTGATGGCGTTTGCATCGGACTTTGCGccgctactggtgctggttaCGCTACCGATGACCGGCTTTTCGATCGTGGATCTAGTCGATGGCATCCGGCACGAGCGAAATGCGGTGATCGCATTCCGCGCTACCGCCGTAGCCACCAATCTGATCACTTTCGCTAGTGTCGGGCTGACCGTGGCCTGCCAATCGGCACGTTTGCGCCAACTACTAACGGTCGATCAATTGAAACTGCTACAATCGGCTGAGTCGTTCTTGCAGGGTAAGTGAAGGGAACTGAGATCAAGAAGACGATCGCTTAATGACCCCactttctatttctctctctctcacactctcccTCGGATCAGTGGCCAACACCAGCATGATGGCCACGTATGCACTGGTTTCCATCGTCGGCAGCGTGTCAGGGTTCGCCAACCTGAGCAAACTCGAGTGGCTACTGCTAGCGGCCAACCTATGCCTGGCGCACAGGAAATGCCTCACGCTGGAGGGCGCCAAGGATCTCATCGCAAAGCTGGAACTGCGCGGGATCGCAACGTTCTTCCTCACGACCTGCCGGAACATCAAGCTCAAGTACCGGGAGCTAATGGCGGCAATCGAACCGTATCTGGACACCGTCCTTCCCTTCGTTCTCGACGTTCTCATGCAAGGCATCGAGTTTAGCGTGACGGACGATTTCACCGAAATCACAATCTTCGGCTACCGGTTCCAGTTCCGGACGCTGCTGAACGTGGATCCAAAGCTGCTGAAATCGTTATTTGCACAGTTGGCGGAACGGGCGGGTGAAATGGTGGAATCCGTTGGCAAGTGTTTGCAGGTGGCCCACTCGAACCCACTGCTCGGTGATGCGCCAACACTGCTGGAACTGTTACAGGCCATACTGGAGCTCGGTGGACGGTTGAAAGCGCTTAAGGAAAGTGCGGACCTTCTAATCAACGCCATCCGGTTCGGTCGCGGGCTTGAGTTTACGCGCGAAACTTTGTTGGCATGGTGGCATGCGCCATCGCATGACCGGATCGCCCTGCTGCGGGCTCTCGTTGCACTGGAGCGCGAACAAACGGAACAGCTGAACGAGCTGCGGTCGAGTGGACGACTGAAGGATGAGGATTTGTTCCGCTGGCTCGTAGGGTCCGTAAACGCTATCGAGGGTCATGGCGAGGCGCACGAATGTTACACGCTTCTGCTCCACTTTCTGCTCGATGTGGCCCAACGgataccatcgtcatcggcgatCGTGTTCGATGACGAGCAGCACATTATCGTTGATGAGTTGCTAGCGATCACAGTGACCGAGTACAATGCAGTGTCCACCGGGTATCGTGATGTGCTACTGAACGATCGCCGGTTCTTACAGCTGTGTCGTGATAGCTCCGTCGCTGGTACCAATCTGCTGAAGCGCGCCCAACAGTCCTGGTTGCGCACGTGTTCCCAGGAGCATCCACAGTTTGAAACGATCGGTTTGCTGGTGGACCTGCTCGGTTCGGATGTACCTCGTCTACCAATGCCCTCATCGCGTGCCCTCGACATCGCACTGGACGTGGCCGGATACACTGTTGGGACGGTGTACTATGGCATCCTATTCGCTAGCCACGTTTTGCGCTCAgagggaagcagcagcactagcgaCACAGTGGAAGCCCGGTTCCGTCATCTGCTAAGTGTGGCCGAGAATCATCGATCGGCGACTGCAGATCCAACGCACCATCGTGGAGAGCCCACGAGCGCAGAGGACGAAGAATTGGTTGCACTGCTGGATCGACTGAATACCGATGCCGATACTGACGATAATTGTGCGTGGCATTGgcacgatgccgatgctcGGGCACAGATTGGACCACACGATCGAGAGACGTTCCTCTTTGCAGATCTACGGGAAGAAGATTGGCGTTAGGTTAGTCCAGGAATGTCGATTCCATCGATTGCCGTTAAATGCCGAACGCATCCGTTTATTAGTTTATCGAAAGATCTCATCCGGAGTACCCGGAACCGGTGTTCTAGAGAAGGACCTCTAGCCGTAGCCCAGAATAATATAATAATGTTATGGGGATTGCCCCCGTTTagtgttttcccttcttcttcttgtgctgACTCTTGCGTGGTAGCTGGCGAGTGGCAGCGGCCGCCGTTGCCATCTGCTCTTGCTGCGATACACCGGTCGAGGGGGTAGCCGGGGATTGTTTCGTCTGGTTGTACGCCTTGCTCATGTCGCtgtaaaggaaggaaaggaagaaaaggtcAATTCAAGCTGTTGCACTTGATTTGGGGTCGATGCTTGGCTTACAATTGATCCGCCTGCCCGGATGCCGTTCCTTGGCTGCCCTTGATGATCTCCTTGACGCGACGATCGCGCTTCTTCCGGTAACCGGTACGCTCGTAGCGTGGTAACCACCGTTCCGGATCGGGCTGCGCGTCCGGATCGTAGTTCTTCGGCAGTTTGCCCTTGCGCTTCTTGCGCTTCTGGCtgcgggcggcggcggcggcggccgtctgttgttgttcagcGCCCGGTGTTCCGGCAC is a window of Anopheles aquasalis chromosome 2, idAnoAquaMG_Q_19, whole genome shotgun sequence DNA encoding:
- the LOC126572412 gene encoding uncharacterized protein LOC126572412, which codes for MASERIAVQMDEFLHRHLELRRSLKAKLANQFFVATSDTQAANMLGFMLGCEPLETAQLECCETEPLFDPDLFKRYLLPIVKRMPSREFCFLPLVLEHKEHPATPELSLLIRVRCARPHHAKFCYLDLARRRYAGYPEFVRSNRFPPCTLWCPRNGLISYDASGRIRVSGWKVKKRRGELWKTLSVVGNIGAVVLMAFASDFAPLLVLVTLPMTGFSIVDLVDGIRHERNAVIAFRATAVATNLITFASVGLTVACQSARLRQLLTVDQLKLLQSAESFLQVANTSMMATYALVSIVGSVSGFANLSKLEWLLLAANLCLAHRKCLTLEGAKDLIAKLELRGIATFFLTTCRNIKLKYRELMAAIEPYLDTVLPFVLDVLMQGIEFSVTDDFTEITIFGYRFQFRTLLNVDPKLLKSLFAQLAERAGEMVESVGKCLQVAHSNPLLGDAPTLLELLQAILELGGRLKALKESADLLINAIRFGRGLEFTRETLLAWWHAPSHDRIALLRALVALEREQTEQLNELRSSGRLKDEDLFRWLVGSVNAIEGHGEAHECYTLLLHFLLDVAQRIPSSSAIVFDDEQHIIVDELLAITVTEYNAVSTGYRDVLLNDRRFLQLCRDSSVAGTNLLKRAQQSWLRTCSQEHPQFETIGLLVDLLGSDVPRLPMPSSRALDIALDVAGYTVGTVYYGILFASHVLRSEGSSSTSDTVEARFRHLLSVAENHRSATADPTHHRGEPTSAEDEELVALLDRLNTDADTDDNYLREEDWR